Part of the Chloroflexota bacterium genome is shown below.
AGGCTGCTCATCGGCACCAGCCGATCCCCGGCGATCGGAACAAGCGGGGTCAGACAGGGATCGGGACGGCGACGGAGGTCGAGGGTGAGCAGGTTCGCCAGCGCGCCGACTCGCTGGACATCGACGGCGGAAGCCTCGGCGAGTTCGTCGATCAAGTCGCCGGCGACCAGCATCGGCACGACGACAGACGCGTTCACAGAACCATGCAGCGTGCAAGCGTGCATTTGGGCACCGCGAGCCATCAGCTCGACCCAGACCCGGGTCGCCTCAGCCATGGTGAACCCGCCTACATCGAGATCTCCGGGCAGATAGCTGGGGTAGCCATCGATGAGGCGCGCCGCGAATGTTCGGTACTGCTCCTTGGCCCACAAAGGGACCTTGCGCCATGGAACGTCCCGACCTCCTCCTGCCAGCCACCGGGGGAGGCGCCCGTCCGCAAAGGTGGGTGGGTCGGCGATGGAATCAAGGTCGTCGACCAGACCGAGGAGGCGGTCGAGAGCGTCAAGACGATTGTCCCCGTCGTACCTCAGAACGATCCGTGTCCCGTCCGCCTCATACCGGCGGACGCCCTGACGGACCTCGGCCAGGAGATTCCGGATCAACCAATGACGCCCCGCGAGATCGAAGAGTGCGACCCTCTCCTGTTCGGTGGAGGCGCGTGCGCGCCGCGATCCTGTCATGTGCTCGGTGGTCCACCCCACGGCGACGCCGACTTGATTGTGGTGGGCGCGGGTCGTCGCGAACGCTGCGAAGAGGGGGCCCTCGGTCGCGATGCGTTTTCGCTGCTCCACGACCGGGTGCGTGTTGAGCCAAGCGAGCATCGGGTACAGGCCGAGTGCGCCATCTCGCCAACACCCAAGCTGCGGCGGGCGTGACTCCACGTAATCGGCGAACTGGCTCGGTCCAGGTGAGGTAAGAGGGCGCTTGGTGCGCATCGCGTCCACCATTATCCGCGACCTCTCGCCGCTGGCCTCTGGTCTACATGGTCGGTCGGAGACGTTGCGTGCGAGGTCCGACGACCTGACTGTGGCCGGGAGGTTCCTGCACCTCGAGCCGTCCCGAAAGAGGAGCGCCGCCCGTGGCCTCGTTCTCGTGCTCATCGACACGGCGCGACGAACTGCCCCGGACGGAGGTCCTATGTTTGCCTCGGCCTCAAGACTCCCGCCCCGGCGCACATGCAACAGTCGCCTTTGACTCCTGCAAGCATGGCCCCCGCCCGCCACGCTCGATCGCGGCGAGTGCGGCATCAACAAACTCCGGACGCGCCATCCCGCCCCATCGGGTGTCGTGGCTATGGCTGCACGATCTGCGAGAGCCAGCATAGGTAATCGAGAAGCGTGAACGCACGGAGCGAGTTCTCGCGGGTCGGATAGTCCAGATCGACACCGTGCAGCACTCCGTGCCGGTTCAATGGGCCGTAGTCGGGATCGCCTTGCCGATGAGTAGTGCGCTGGGCTGTGTTGACGACGAGGCTCGAACCTTCATCGATGGGAAGCAGAACGGTCCGGGCCCACCATTGCTCGGTGCCCCGCAGCACGAACAGGTGATTCAACGCCTCACGCGCAGCTGTGCCTCCCTTTCGATAGAGTTGCTCCCCGATGATGTCGTAGAAAGCTCCATCCGCCTGGGCGAGGAGCGCGGGAGCGGTCAATGTGTACCGGCGATTCCGATGAGCCCAGACCGCGTCCTCAACGAATGGGGCGCGAGCCGGGAAGCTCGACCGGACGCGTATTGCCACGTGGCCGAGCCGGCGTTCGGCGAAGTTCGCCATGCGCCTGTCGACCTCGACGATGTTGCCCGCGGCTGCCAGTCGGGCAATCTCAGGATCGTAGGATGGCATCTCGGGCGACGGGTACCAGCCGCGGGTCAATAGGTATCGCACCTGCTCTTCGGCCTGTGTGTCCGGCGCCAGGATCCGCAACGCCGCCGCGTAGTCAACCGTGATCCTGTCGAGGATTGGGGCGAGCGTAACTTGGAACTGAGCCACCGCTCGCTCTGCCTGAGCCGCGGCTGCCGCGATGGTCTCGGTGACGAGCGGTAGGGATTGTTGGGTCTGTTCGAGCGCCGCGAGCATCCCCGGAGGCAGCGTCGCCATCGACTTGATCTGCGCGAGCAGCGGTGCATATGCGGCTTCCTCTTCCTCCCGTCGGCGTCGGACGGCCGCCCGGAGGGTTTCGAACGACGCTACCTCGGCATCGATCGAGAACAGCGTGGTGGCTCGGTCAAGGAAGGCACGCAGCAGCGCTTGCAGGCGGTCGTCGGCCCAGCTCCGGAGTTCATTGGCCCCAGTACCCCTGGGTGCCACGATCTGGCGGCCGAGCGTTCGCACAGCGAACTCGCGATCGTCGATGCCCGCGGCAACGGCGTCGCCCATCATCGCCACAGACTGTGCGTGCGACCACGCTGAGACCGAGAGGTCGAACTCCGGAAACGCGTACACCGTGAGTCTCGTTCGGAGGATCTCCTCCCTGGTCAAGGGTGCCCTACCAGCCGACTCGTCCTCGGTCGGATCGTTCGCGTGGCCATGCTCCTCGTCGTCCTTCACGGAGGCATTCTCACATCTGAGGCACCCTTGTAACCGTCCCGGAACGAGGCCCTCCCGGCGCAGGCTCCTGCGTGTCTGGCGCGCCGAAAGAGCAGGGCATGACCCTTGAGGCGTCTGGAACTGAGAGCGGATCCTCGGCGAGTCGTCTGTCGCGCCGTTCAGGCCTCTCCGAAAATGACGGGTCTCCTCCTGCGCGAGCTCGGCTTCTATGACGATCGTGCCGCCGCGCAACTCAAGCAGGGAAGTCGCGCCTACCAGTGGGCCCTCGGGAGGCGTCTCGCGCCGCCAGGGGCGAAGAGCCGTCGCAGGCGGATGCATGAGCCGTAGCCCTTTGTCTGAGACAACCGACGCGGTGTTCTATCCGGTGCCTGCTACGCTCCGACCGTGAAGACGGACGTTCTCTACTACGGGGACAATCTCGACATCCTTCGGCGGTACATCCCGGACGAGTCGGTCGATCTCGTCTATCTCGATCCGCCGTTCAACAGCAACCGCGACTACAACGTCATCTTCAAGGACGAGTCGGGACGGAAGAGCGACGCGCAGCTTCTCGCCTTCGAGGACACGTGGCACTGGGGCCCATCCGCCGAGGCGACGTACGCGTACTTGACGAACACGGCCCGTCACGAGGGCCGCGTCCCAAACACGGTGAGCACGATCGTCGCCGCCCTCCGGGCCGGCGTGGGCGAGAACCAGATGATGGCCTACCTCGTCGAGATGGCCGTTCGGCTCGTGGAACTCCGCCGTGTGCTCAAGCCCACGGGCTCGCTCTACCTGCACTGCGACCCGACAGCAAGTCACTACCTCAAGCTCGTCCTCGACGCGATCTTCGGCCCCAAGAACTTCGTCAACGAGATCATCTGGAAACGCTCGACCGCCCACAGCGACCGAGCGCAAGGTTCACGGCACTTCGGCCGACTTCATGACGTTGTCCTCGTCTACGCGAAATCCGACTTGTACCTGTGGAATCAGCTCTACGAACCGCTCGGGGCAGACTACGCGGCCTCGCACTACCCGCACGTGGAACCCGGCTCCGGACGGCGCTACGGGTTGGACAACATCACCGGGCCCGGAGGAGCGGCGAAAGGGAATCCCGAGTACGAGGTGATGGGGGTCAGGCGGTACTGGCGCTACAGCCGCGACCGGATGCAAGAGCTGATCGACGCGGGCCGGATTATTCAACCAAGCCCGGGGGCGGTCCCACGATTCAAGCGGTACCTCGACGAGTCGGCCGGCCGACCAATTCAGGACGTGTGGGACGACATCGCTCCGGTGAACTCGCAGGCCAAGGAGCGACTCGGCTGGGGTACCCAGAAGCCGCTCACGCTCTTGGAGCGAATCGTCTCTACGTCCTCGAACCCAGGCGACCTCGTCCTCGACCCCTTCTGCGGCTGCGGCACGGCGCTCGTCGCCGCCCAGAAGCTCGATCGGCGCTGGATCGGCATCGACATCACGTACCTCTCGATCGCCGTCATGCGGGCCCGGCTCAAGGACAGCTTCGGGCTCCTCGAAGTGGAGGTGATCGGGCAGCCGACGGAGGTCGAGGGCGCCCGCCAGCTCGCCGCATCGCCGGATGGTCGTTACCAGTTCCAGTGGTGGGCACTCAACCTCGTCGACGCGAAACCGCTCGGTGGGGTCGAGAAGAAGGGCGCCGATCGGGGCATCGACGGACTCATCACGTTCACCGACCTCAACCGCGAGCTCCACTCGGTCCTCGTGAGCGTGAAGAGCGGCCACGTGACCTCGGCGATGCTCCGCGATCTCAAGGGCACGCTCGACCGGGAGAAGGGCTCGATCGGGCTCTTCATCACGCTCGAGGAACCGTCACGCGAGATGCGCCTCGAGGCCGACACCGCCGGCCTCTTTCATTCGGAGCTCTGGAAGCGCGACTACCCGCGGATCCAGATCCTCAGCATCCGCGAGTTGCTCGAGGAGGGGAAGAAGCCGCAGCTGCCACCGTTCGTCCTCTCGACGTATCAGGAAGCGGAGCGGATCGTCACGAAGCAAGCGGCGGAGCAGGCCGAGTTGTTCGGGAGCTGATCCCTACCGAGGGGGCCACGGCTGCGGCCCTCAGGACCGCACCGTGGAGCGAGGTGTCGGTCAGCGTGTGGAAGCGACGGACTGACCGCTCCAGCAGCGATGCTCAGCCGCCGTAGCGGATGACGCGCGCGGTCCGCAGGTCCACCGTGACGTGCGGCGGGGACGGGTAGGAGGCGTTCGGGCTCATGACCACAGCGGAGCCGCAGAAGCCGGGCTCGCTCGGACACGGGGCCACGGCGAACCCGCTGAACTCGAGCCGGGCGGCGGTGCTCGCGTCCGCGCCGAGCCAAGCGACCGTCGCCGGATCGGCCGCCACGGCTGCCTCGAAGCAGACCCGCTCGTAGGGCGAGAGGCCGGTCGGGAGCGAGGACGGATCCTCGACCCGGAGCGGGCGTGGATGCGCGCCATTCGTCGCGAGGGCCGCGCGGATCTGGGTGCCGCTGTCGTAGTCGTGGAACGTGACGTACGCGGTGCCCTTCGACTCCGTCACGTCCGCCGGGCCCGTTTGACAAGGGCCCGTCTGATAGGTGACACTTACGAAAGCAGATGCTAACTTCCAGCCATTCCGATGTGACCAACGGCGTTGGCGTAGCAGAAGGAGCACGACCATGGGCGCCCCGATCGCGTTCTTCGAGGTGATCTCACCTGACAGCGCCCGCGCACAGCGCTTCTATGGCGAGCTTTTCGGCTGGAAGATCGATGCCGACCCCTCGCTGACGGGCTACGCGCTCGTCGACACCGGGGCAGGCGAGGGGGCGGTCGGCGGCGGGATCGGGCAGGCCAGCGAGGCGTTCCCTTCGGGGGTGAAGATCTACCTGCGGGTCGCTGATCTTGCGGCGTATCTGGCCCGCGCCGAGCAGCTCGGCGGCCGCACGCTCCTCCCCCCGATGGACCTGCCCTCCGGCTACGGGCGCATCGCCATCTTCGCCGACCCGGACGGCAACCCGGTCGGGCTGTGGGCGTGAGGGAGCCGCGCTCGGAGGCGGCGCTCGACGAGACGCTCCGGGCGCTCGCCGAGCCACGCCGCCGGGCGATCCTCCAACTGGTCGTCGATCGGGAGCTCCCTGCAGGCGAGATCGCCGCCCACTACGCGGTGACCCGCTCGGCCGTCTCGCAGCACCTCCAATTACTGAAAGCGGCGGGCCTCGTGCGCGAGCGACGGGCGGGGGTGCGGCGGCTCTATCGGGCCAGCCCGGACGGGCTGCGGGAGCTGCGCGCCTACCTTGACGAGCTGTGGGGCGAGAGCCTGGAGGCTGCGCGCGCGCTCGTGGAGGCGGAGGCGGGGTGGGCGGGGTCAGCCGAAGACCTCTCTGCCGCTGATTGGGCGGAGCCGAAGCATGCCTGAGGCGACCGTGCTTGCGCCGATCCGCAAGGCGGTGACCGTGCGCAGCGACCTCGACCACACGTTTGGCGTCTTCGTGCGCGAGATCGGCCGCTGGTGGCCGACTCGCCCCTTCTCGCTCGGCCAGGAGCAGGTCGTGCAGGTCACCTTCGAGCCGCGCCTGGGCGGGCGGGTCTTCGAGACCTGGGCAGATGGCCGCACCGTCGACTGGGGCCACGTCCTCGCCTGGGAGCCCCCGGCCCGCTTCGCAATCAGCTGGGAGATTCTCCCCCGGGCCACCGAGGTCGAGGTTCATTTCCGCCCCCTCGGCCCTGCTCTGACCCGCGTCGAACTCGAACACCGTGGCTGGGAGCGGCTGACCGCGGAACAGATCGCAGCGGCCACGCGCCAGGCTGGCGGGTACGAGGCCGGTTGGGCGTCGATCCTGAGCGACTTTGTGGCGGCGACAGAAGCGGAGGTGGTTTCGAAGTAGCCGATCCGCCCTCCAAGAAGAGCGCTGGCTGGCGCGACACCCCGAACAAGCCACCGCGGGCAGTTCGTGCAACGGAGGTCAACCAGGATGAAGCACCTGTTCCTCGCGATCCACCACCCCAAGCCTGAACACCTCGACGACCTTCTCGGAGCAATGGCAGGGCTTGGCGAGACCCTTGCCCGTGTGCCTGGGCTGGTCGAGGTGCGCACCTGGCGCGATGAGTCGCGGGTCGTGGCGATGTCGGTTTGGGAGTCGCGCGAGGCGCTGGCGGCAGCCCGACCGACCATGGGCGCGGCGATCGTCGATGTCCCCTTCGCGCAGTGGGAGGCCCGCCCGCGCGAGCTGTACTTCCTCGACGAGTTCAGCGTTCCGGCGGTCGGTTCAGAGGCCGGTTGAGGGAGGCGCCTGCGAGGCGGCAGCACCGCCTAACCCGAGCAGAAAGGAGCGCCATCCAGATGGACCTTCGCGGGCTCGCTCAAGCCTTTGACGGGTTCCTCGCGGCGGCAGAAGGCACAGGACCAGCGGCTCGCCCCTCGGACGAATGGACGCCCCAGATGGTGGTGGCCCACATCATCGCGAACAACCGACTGATCGCGGCGCACCTCGCTGAAGCGTTGAGCGGCCGAGAGC
Proteins encoded:
- a CDS encoding SRPBCC domain-containing protein — encoded protein: MPEATVLAPIRKAVTVRSDLDHTFGVFVREIGRWWPTRPFSLGQEQVVQVTFEPRLGGRVFETWADGRTVDWGHVLAWEPPARFAISWEILPRATEVEVHFRPLGPALTRVELEHRGWERLTAEQIAAATRQAGGYEAGWASILSDFVAATEAEVVSK
- a CDS encoding antibiotic biosynthesis monooxygenase, which encodes MKHLFLAIHHPKPEHLDDLLGAMAGLGETLARVPGLVEVRTWRDESRVVAMSVWESREALAAARPTMGAAIVDVPFAQWEARPRELYFLDEFSVPAVGSEAG
- a CDS encoding VOC family protein, which codes for MGAPIAFFEVISPDSARAQRFYGELFGWKIDADPSLTGYALVDTGAGEGAVGGGIGQASEAFPSGVKIYLRVADLAAYLARAEQLGGRTLLPPMDLPSGYGRIAIFADPDGNPVGLWA
- a CDS encoding winged helix-turn-helix transcriptional regulator produces the protein MREPRSEAALDETLRALAEPRRRAILQLVVDRELPAGEIAAHYAVTRSAVSQHLQLLKAAGLVRERRAGVRRLYRASPDGLRELRAYLDELWGESLEAARALVEAEAGWAGSAEDLSAADWAEPKHA
- a CDS encoding restriction endonuclease yields the protein MKTDVLYYGDNLDILRRYIPDESVDLVYLDPPFNSNRDYNVIFKDESGRKSDAQLLAFEDTWHWGPSAEATYAYLTNTARHEGRVPNTVSTIVAALRAGVGENQMMAYLVEMAVRLVELRRVLKPTGSLYLHCDPTASHYLKLVLDAIFGPKNFVNEIIWKRSTAHSDRAQGSRHFGRLHDVVLVYAKSDLYLWNQLYEPLGADYAASHYPHVEPGSGRRYGLDNITGPGGAAKGNPEYEVMGVRRYWRYSRDRMQELIDAGRIIQPSPGAVPRFKRYLDESAGRPIQDVWDDIAPVNSQAKERLGWGTQKPLTLLERIVSTSSNPGDLVLDPFCGCGTALVAAQKLDRRWIGIDITYLSIAVMRARLKDSFGLLEVEVIGQPTEVEGARQLAASPDGRYQFQWWALNLVDAKPLGGVEKKGADRGIDGLITFTDLNRELHSVLVSVKSGHVTSAMLRDLKGTLDREKGSIGLFITLEEPSREMRLEADTAGLFHSELWKRDYPRIQILSIRELLEEGKKPQLPPFVLSTYQEAERIVTKQAAEQAELFGS